In the Maridesulfovibrio bastinii DSM 16055 genome, one interval contains:
- a CDS encoding efflux RND transporter permease subunit, whose amino-acid sequence MSEFFINRPIFAWVIAIVIMLAGLLALNTLSISQYPDIAPTTVRITSTYPGADAKTVENSVTKVIEQGMTGLDNLDYMTSTSESTGRSEISITFTNAANSDVAQMQVQNKLQQVTAQLPDIVQTNGLSVTKSSTSFLMVIGFVSTDGRMSSVDIADFVDSSLNDTLKRVEGVGDTRLFASAYAMRVWLNPDMLAKYSLMPGDVARAVEAQNTQISAGQLGGLPAHKGQQFQATITARSRLQTPEQFRNVIIKSAKDGSLVRIKDVARVELGAESYTTSGTYNGKPAAGLAIQLATGANAIKTAESVEAALQKLQPIFPEGVDVVYPYDTTPFVKLSIHDVIETLIEAIILVFIVMLLFLQNIRATFIPTIAVPVVLLGTFAVLSIAGYSLNTLTMFAMVLAIGLLVDDAIVVVENVERVMEEDGLSPKEATRKSMKEISGALVGIATVLSAVFIPMAFFGGSVGVIYRQFSVTIVSAMILSVLVALILTPALCATLLKTPAESGAKNRFFNWFNRVFDRGTLAYRNGTEWIVRRVGRFMVIFLILASVMVWLFVKLPSSFLPMEDQGILFSMVQLPVGAPQERTIEVLDNISNYFRTKEKDAVEGVFTTVGFSFSGAGQNVGIAFIRLKPFEERQSPGLSAQAVAGRSMAAFSQMKEAMIFTLAPPAIHGIGNSNGFDFYLQDINGAGHEKLMQVRNQMLGMAAQSPLLMNTRPNGQEDEPQYHIDVNEAKASALGLDFSDINTTLSTAWGSDYVNDFIDRGRVKPVYLQGDSMFRMQPSDVGRWYVRNNAGTMVPFTSFASGRWAYNSPRLERFNGASAVEIQGEAAPGVSSGDAMNKMESIVSQLPRGFNLQWAGLSAQEKLSGSQSGPLYALSLLVVFLCLAALYESWSIPFAVILAVPIGIFGALAAATLFGQTNDVYFKVGLLTTIGLTAKNAILIIEFAVAEQEAGLGVLEATLLAAKQRLRPILMTSFAFILGVLPLAVASGAGSGAQNSVGIGVMGGMISATIIGIFFIPLLYVALRKVFKFKPQHPDAG is encoded by the coding sequence ATGTCCGAATTTTTTATTAATCGCCCCATCTTTGCATGGGTCATAGCAATAGTAATCATGCTTGCCGGACTTCTGGCGCTGAATACTCTATCTATATCGCAGTATCCTGACATTGCTCCGACAACGGTCAGAATTACCAGTACCTATCCCGGTGCTGATGCGAAAACTGTTGAAAACTCGGTCACCAAAGTTATTGAACAGGGCATGACCGGACTTGATAATCTTGACTATATGACCTCGACATCAGAGTCCACAGGTCGTTCTGAAATATCAATTACTTTCACCAACGCTGCAAACTCCGATGTAGCCCAGATGCAGGTTCAGAATAAACTGCAGCAGGTTACAGCCCAGTTGCCTGATATTGTTCAGACAAACGGACTCAGTGTTACCAAGTCTTCAACCAGCTTTCTGATGGTTATAGGTTTTGTTTCAACTGACGGAAGAATGTCATCTGTTGACATCGCTGACTTTGTAGACAGTTCATTGAACGATACTTTGAAACGTGTTGAAGGTGTTGGTGATACAAGGCTTTTTGCTTCGGCTTATGCCATGCGTGTCTGGCTCAATCCTGATATGCTTGCCAAGTATTCACTTATGCCCGGTGACGTTGCCAGAGCTGTTGAAGCTCAGAACACCCAGATTTCAGCTGGACAGCTCGGCGGTCTGCCTGCCCATAAAGGACAGCAGTTTCAGGCTACTATTACCGCCAGAAGCAGACTTCAGACTCCTGAGCAGTTTCGTAATGTAATTATTAAAAGTGCTAAAGACGGTTCTCTGGTGCGCATAAAAGACGTCGCCCGGGTAGAGCTTGGTGCTGAAAGTTATACTACAAGTGGTACATATAACGGGAAACCCGCTGCTGGTCTTGCCATTCAGCTGGCAACCGGGGCAAACGCCATTAAGACCGCTGAGTCCGTTGAAGCTGCTCTTCAGAAACTCCAGCCGATTTTCCCAGAAGGTGTTGACGTTGTATATCCTTACGACACAACCCCGTTTGTAAAACTTTCTATCCATGATGTTATTGAAACCCTGATTGAAGCCATTATTCTGGTCTTCATTGTTATGCTGCTCTTTTTGCAGAACATCAGGGCGACTTTTATTCCGACCATTGCTGTTCCGGTTGTTTTGCTGGGAACTTTCGCCGTGCTGTCAATAGCCGGATATTCGCTCAATACTCTGACCATGTTCGCGATGGTTCTGGCCATCGGTCTGCTGGTTGATGACGCCATTGTCGTTGTTGAAAACGTTGAGCGTGTTATGGAAGAAGACGGACTGTCGCCGAAAGAGGCCACGCGGAAGTCAATGAAAGAAATTTCCGGTGCTCTTGTCGGTATTGCGACGGTACTTTCGGCAGTTTTTATTCCTATGGCATTCTTCGGTGGGTCTGTAGGTGTTATTTACCGGCAGTTTTCGGTAACCATTGTTTCGGCGATGATTCTTTCCGTGCTTGTTGCACTTATCCTGACACCTGCACTTTGTGCCACACTGCTTAAAACCCCGGCTGAATCAGGGGCTAAAAACAGATTTTTCAACTGGTTCAACAGAGTCTTCGACCGCGGAACTCTGGCATACAGAAACGGTACGGAGTGGATTGTCCGCAGAGTCGGACGTTTCATGGTTATCTTTCTGATTCTTGCCAGTGTCATGGTCTGGCTTTTCGTTAAACTGCCCAGTTCCTTCCTGCCTATGGAAGATCAGGGTATTCTGTTCTCAATGGTACAGCTTCCTGTTGGTGCTCCGCAGGAACGGACCATAGAAGTTCTTGATAACATCAGTAATTATTTCAGAACAAAAGAAAAAGATGCTGTTGAAGGTGTCTTCACCACTGTAGGTTTCAGTTTCAGTGGAGCCGGACAGAATGTCGGTATCGCTTTTATCCGCCTGAAACCCTTTGAGGAGCGTCAGTCTCCCGGACTGTCTGCTCAGGCGGTTGCCGGAAGATCAATGGCTGCATTTTCCCAGATGAAAGAAGCCATGATTTTTACTCTTGCTCCTCCGGCTATTCATGGTATCGGTAACTCAAACGGTTTTGACTTTTATCTGCAGGATATCAATGGGGCAGGGCATGAAAAGCTCATGCAGGTCAGAAACCAGATGCTTGGCATGGCCGCACAGAGTCCTCTGCTGATGAATACCCGTCCTAACGGGCAGGAAGATGAACCACAGTATCATATTGACGTAAATGAGGCCAAAGCCAGTGCGCTCGGTCTTGATTTCTCGGATATCAATACCACACTCTCCACTGCATGGGGTAGTGACTATGTAAACGACTTCATTGACAGGGGACGCGTAAAACCCGTTTACCTTCAGGGAGACAGCATGTTCCGCATGCAGCCCAGTGATGTAGGTCGCTGGTATGTGCGTAACAACGCAGGAACAATGGTACCGTTTACTTCTTTTGCTTCCGGTCGCTGGGCCTATAACTCTCCGCGTCTTGAAAGGTTCAACGGTGCATCCGCTGTTGAAATTCAGGGTGAAGCCGCTCCGGGAGTAAGTTCCGGTGACGCAATGAATAAAATGGAGAGTATTGTTTCCCAGTTGCCCAGAGGCTTTAACCTGCAGTGGGCCGGTCTATCAGCTCAGGAAAAATTATCAGGAAGTCAGTCAGGACCATTGTATGCCCTGTCACTGCTGGTTGTGTTCCTGTGTCTGGCTGCACTGTATGAAAGCTGGTCTATCCCGTTTGCGGTTATCCTAGCTGTTCCGATCGGTATTTTCGGAGCACTTGCAGCGGCAACTCTTTTTGGACAGACTAACGACGTTTATTTTAAGGTCGGGTTGCTGACTACTATCGGTCTGACAGCAAAGAATGCTATTCTTATTATCGAATTTGCTGTTGCCGAGCAGGAGGCCGGGCTGGGTGTTCTCGAAGCGACCCTGCTGGCTGCAAAGCAGAGGCTGCGTCCGATTCTTATGACCTCGTTTGCTTTCATACTCGGTGTTCTGCCGCTTGCGGTTGCATCCGGTGCAGGCTCGGGAGCCCAGAACTCCGTCGGTATCGGCGTTATGGGTGGTATGATTTCGGCAACTATCATTGGTATATTTTTTATTCCATTGCTATATGTTGCCCTGCGAAAAGTTTTCAAATTCAAACCTCAGCATCCTGATGCGGGTTAG
- a CDS encoding sigma-54-dependent transcriptional regulator — MGADILVVDDDKAHLSMLCTIISGWGHKPFGVEDGSDAIQSVAENPYDAILMDVRMAKVGGIEALSRIKEINPSIPVIIMTAYSSVDTAVEAMKIGAYDYLTKPLNFDELKLTLERALEHMNLIEENKNLKERISKEGASGIIGRSEPVKKLLEMVKTVAETEATVLILGESGTGKELFAKAIHSESNRKNAKLVTVNCAALTDTLLESELFGHEKGSFTGADKKRDGRFVQADHGTLFLDEVGEIPMPMQSKLLRALQEGEIQRVGSDEILKVDVRIIAATNRDLQEEARKGNFREDLYYRLNVVSLKIPALADRPEDIPLLASFFLSKFAERNRKKIKGFTPGAMDKLNHYKWPGNVRELENAVERAVILTAGEYISEKDLPPTIVDGLEDNEKPAVEAGSEASSHVGGKPLYEIEKIAIRETLAETGWNKSEAARILNITRTTLDNKIKKYGIESKN, encoded by the coding sequence ATGGGTGCTGATATTCTTGTTGTTGACGATGACAAAGCTCATCTTTCCATGCTCTGCACAATCATCTCAGGATGGGGCCACAAACCATTCGGAGTTGAGGATGGTTCAGATGCAATACAAAGCGTCGCCGAAAATCCTTATGACGCAATCTTAATGGATGTCCGCATGGCTAAAGTCGGCGGAATAGAAGCTTTGAGCAGAATTAAAGAAATCAATCCTTCCATACCGGTAATTATTATGACGGCCTACTCTTCTGTAGATACCGCTGTGGAGGCTATGAAGATCGGTGCTTACGATTACCTGACTAAACCGCTAAATTTTGATGAATTAAAACTTACTCTTGAGCGCGCCCTTGAGCACATGAACCTGATTGAAGAAAATAAAAATCTTAAAGAAAGAATCTCCAAAGAAGGCGCTTCCGGTATTATAGGTCGGAGTGAGCCGGTAAAAAAACTGCTGGAAATGGTCAAAACAGTTGCCGAAACCGAGGCCACAGTGCTCATACTTGGAGAAAGTGGAACAGGAAAAGAACTCTTCGCCAAAGCCATACATTCCGAAAGCAACCGCAAAAACGCAAAACTGGTCACCGTCAACTGTGCAGCCCTGACGGATACACTGCTGGAGTCAGAACTTTTCGGTCACGAAAAAGGTTCTTTCACCGGGGCGGATAAAAAACGTGACGGCAGATTTGTTCAGGCCGATCACGGAACTCTTTTTCTCGATGAAGTCGGGGAGATTCCCATGCCGATGCAGTCCAAACTGCTCAGAGCATTGCAGGAAGGAGAAATTCAGCGGGTTGGAAGTGACGAAATTCTAAAGGTGGATGTGCGTATAATTGCAGCGACCAACAGGGATTTGCAGGAAGAAGCCCGCAAAGGAAATTTCAGGGAGGACCTCTACTACCGTTTGAATGTTGTCAGTTTAAAAATACCGGCACTGGCTGATCGCCCGGAGGATATTCCACTGCTGGCAAGTTTCTTTCTATCAAAATTTGCAGAACGCAACCGCAAGAAAATAAAAGGCTTTACTCCGGGAGCAATGGACAAACTCAACCACTATAAATGGCCCGGAAATGTCCGTGAACTTGAAAATGCTGTTGAACGTGCCGTTATCCTGACTGCCGGAGAATATATCTCTGAAAAAGACCTTCCACCGACAATAGTTGATGGTCTTGAAGATAATGAAAAACCGGCTGTAGAAGCTGGTAGTGAAGCTTCAAGCCATGTTGGAGGCAAACCCCTTTATGAGATAGAAAAAATAGCTATCCGCGAAACTCTTGCAGAAACGGGCTGGAATAAAAGTGAAGCCGCGAGGATACTAAATATTACCCGCACCACCCTTGATAACAAAATCAAAAAATACGGCATTGAATCTAAAAACTGA
- a CDS encoding Spy/CpxP family protein refolding chaperone gives MKKIFIALALVLAAGFAFNSNSALAWGHGQGHGQGMHNGYMMNGNGHGNMMNGNGRGYMMNGSNAAMYNSPEYKKFMKETRDLRTSLRGDRAEMRAIMAGTNPDSKRVRALAEDISRKEAQLADKAESSNLPVMPMGRGAGFNCPGYGPRR, from the coding sequence ATGAAGAAGATCTTTATCGCACTCGCATTGGTTCTGGCAGCCGGTTTTGCTTTTAACTCAAACAGTGCTCTTGCATGGGGACATGGTCAGGGACACGGACAGGGAATGCACAACGGCTACATGATGAATGGCAACGGTCATGGAAATATGATGAATGGTAATGGTCGCGGATATATGATGAATGGTTCTAACGCGGCAATGTACAATAGCCCTGAGTATAAGAAGTTTATGAAGGAGACTCGTGATCTCCGCACCTCGCTTCGCGGTGACCGGGCAGAAATGAGAGCTATCATGGCAGGAACCAATCCTGACTCCAAGCGTGTAAGAGCTCTTGCAGAAGATATCAGCAGAAAGGAAGCCCAGCTCGCTGACAAGGCAGAAAGCAGTAACCTCCCAGTTATGCCGATGGGTCGCGGTGCAGGCTTTAATTGCCCCGGTTACGGACCGCGCAGGTAA
- a CDS encoding efflux transporter outer membrane subunit, whose amino-acid sequence MSVKGKSSAVMKKSSSESSSRSFAGVLLISAVMALMLSGCAVGPDYHQPHLDLPGQWNATQTSLDNATDPEVENATEPVESPRLEDLKKWWTSLGDPILDKLIDDAVKGNLDVASAQARVREARGTYRQAGGSLLPQVDGGASAIRTGYGKKSSQSMNGKSNYFTTFQAGFDASWELDFFGKNRRILESAKYGLDAANEDLRSTLLTLIGDIAINYVRARGYQTRIALARNTASSQRETARLTREKFLVGSSSAVDMDRAEADVNTTEADIPDFETSYYQAVHRLGILLGQPPATLLKVMHEPAPIPVPKRELPVGVPANILLNRPDVRMAERQLAEYTANIGAAEALRYPSISLTGSINTSTTKFDNVFDSSTIGWAIGPTLTIPIFNGGQLKAGVDIAVAQRDQSYYAYKAVVLSALEDVENYTIAMSRAKRKLKSLSKAARNYREATKLSRLLYRNGAIAILDVLDSERSLYSAEDNFVLSKIAITESYISLAKALGGGWDKALDSGKPLEFDEKGVLKKVSAEKASVEKKK is encoded by the coding sequence ATGTCAGTTAAAGGTAAAAGCTCAGCAGTTATGAAAAAAAGTTCATCGGAATCTTCTTCCCGTTCATTTGCGGGAGTTCTGCTGATCAGTGCCGTAATGGCTCTGATGCTGTCCGGATGTGCTGTCGGACCTGATTATCATCAACCTCATCTGGATCTTCCCGGGCAGTGGAATGCGACTCAGACGTCGCTGGACAATGCCACTGATCCGGAAGTTGAAAATGCTACGGAACCGGTTGAGTCACCACGGCTTGAAGACCTCAAAAAATGGTGGACTTCACTTGGAGACCCCATCCTTGATAAGCTGATTGATGATGCCGTTAAAGGCAATCTTGATGTTGCTTCAGCTCAGGCCAGAGTCCGTGAAGCCAGAGGCACATACCGTCAGGCTGGCGGTTCGCTGCTGCCTCAGGTTGATGGCGGGGCTTCAGCTATAAGGACTGGGTACGGTAAGAAATCTTCTCAGTCTATGAATGGTAAAAGTAACTACTTTACCACTTTTCAGGCCGGCTTTGATGCCAGCTGGGAACTGGATTTCTTTGGTAAAAATAGACGTATACTGGAAAGTGCCAAATACGGCCTTGATGCGGCAAATGAAGATCTGAGATCAACTCTGCTCACTCTTATAGGTGATATTGCTATCAATTATGTGCGAGCCAGAGGATATCAGACCAGAATTGCTCTTGCTAGAAATACAGCATCGTCACAGCGTGAAACAGCTAGATTGACCCGTGAGAAATTCCTCGTCGGTTCTTCCTCAGCTGTTGATATGGATAGAGCGGAAGCTGACGTCAACACGACTGAAGCGGATATACCTGATTTTGAAACCTCATATTATCAGGCTGTTCACAGGTTGGGAATTTTGCTGGGCCAGCCACCGGCAACGCTTTTGAAAGTAATGCACGAACCGGCACCAATTCCTGTTCCTAAAAGGGAACTTCCCGTAGGTGTTCCGGCCAATATACTTTTGAACCGTCCTGATGTTCGTATGGCTGAACGTCAGCTCGCTGAATATACTGCCAATATCGGGGCTGCGGAAGCTCTTCGTTATCCTTCGATTTCATTGACAGGCAGCATAAACACTTCAACTACCAAATTTGATAATGTGTTTGATTCTTCAACCATAGGCTGGGCTATCGGACCTACGCTGACCATCCCCATTTTCAATGGCGGACAGCTTAAAGCCGGAGTTGATATTGCTGTTGCACAAAGAGATCAGTCTTATTACGCATACAAGGCCGTAGTCCTTTCAGCTCTTGAAGATGTGGAAAATTATACAATTGCAATGTCCAGAGCCAAAAGAAAATTGAAAAGCCTTTCTAAAGCTGCACGCAATTACCGTGAAGCAACAAAGCTTTCAAGACTGCTTTACCGCAACGGTGCAATCGCAATTCTTGATGTTCTTGACTCCGAACGGTCATTGTATTCAGCAGAGGATAACTTCGTGTTGAGCAAAATAGCTATAACCGAAAGTTATATCTCGCTGGCAAAAGCTCTTGGCGGCGGCTGGGATAAAGCTCTGGATTCAGGCAAGCCTCTTGAGTTTGACGAGAAAGGCGTGCTGAAAAAAGTTTCAGCTGAAAAAGCCAGTGTTGAAAAGAAAAAATAA
- a CDS encoding tetratricopeptide repeat protein, giving the protein MAKNRKAVKGKNNTVTIVSAVVIALVVGLYFGVAVIPAVKDSSTEERVSRKGNDMSGRISEAKARVEQEPGSAALWAKLGDLYFDSGQHYEAIDAYKASLAIEPENSHVLTDLGVMYRRTDRPKLAVECFDKAIEASADNYTPYFNKGIVLYYDLHDKDAAIKSWQQLLDRNPDARTPSGKPLRQMIQELS; this is encoded by the coding sequence GTGGCGAAAAACAGGAAAGCTGTAAAAGGTAAGAATAATACTGTTACCATAGTTTCGGCGGTGGTTATTGCCCTTGTTGTGGGCCTTTATTTTGGCGTGGCGGTTATTCCGGCGGTAAAGGACAGCTCCACTGAAGAAAGAGTAAGTCGCAAAGGTAATGACATGTCAGGCAGGATTTCCGAAGCTAAAGCAAGGGTTGAGCAGGAACCCGGATCAGCAGCCTTGTGGGCAAAGCTTGGAGACCTCTATTTTGATAGCGGACAGCATTATGAAGCAATTGATGCCTATAAGGCTTCACTGGCCATTGAACCTGAAAACTCGCATGTGCTGACTGATTTGGGCGTTATGTATCGCCGTACAGATCGCCCGAAGCTGGCCGTAGAATGCTTTGATAAAGCAATAGAAGCTTCGGCAGACAACTACACTCCATATTTTAATAAAGGTATTGTTCTTTATTATGATCTCCATGATAAGGATGCCGCAATTAAAAGCTGGCAGCAGCTTCTGGACCGGAATCCAGATGCCAGAACTCCCAGCGGTAAGCCTTTAAGACAAATGATTCAGGAACTCTCCTGA
- a CDS encoding ATP-binding protein, whose protein sequence is MKQKIKSYLGNVSPWIIIGASAILVVVILTLAVMNYSHGKKYTVKILSEKGTALIRSFEAATRTGMMGWMGQEADIQRLIDETSELPDILYITIVDEKGIVLASSHKNLIGKKLLPALALKRLKASNTTKWRIIRPDKSGAFEVYKNFTPVKSNTVSHNQRESMHHMGMMRGRGRWDRNGFFPGHRWQSNKSNISSSQNKNIIFIGMDLQPFKKAVSEDISMTMTMSGTLLLLGLGGFVSLFWMNSHLRSRKLLQDSRAITEEIVENLPEAIIACSQQGEVIFINPAARQMLARDVFRPGRTAAEILPQKIVELGEKVMGEGTPIINREMNLKALSNREFPVSINISSIVTSENESIGMMYMIRDMTEVRRLQNRIRKADKLATIGQLAAGVAHEVRNPLSSIKGYATYFGSLFPEGSENRKASEVMTSEVDRLNRVISELLEMARPADLKIKETEVAALIESSLRLVRQEAQSASVKIETHQDGNVSKVKVDPDRLAQTLINLYVNAIQAMPDGGTLSVSTEQKDDQLFIAVSDTGQGLPEGDLGRIFNPYYTTKPSGTGLGLAIVQKIVEAHDGRIEIEKTGPEGTTFKITIPLTTDNREK, encoded by the coding sequence ATGAAGCAAAAAATAAAGTCATATCTGGGAAATGTTTCACCGTGGATAATTATCGGTGCCAGCGCGATACTGGTCGTGGTTATCCTTACTCTGGCTGTTATGAATTACAGCCACGGCAAAAAATACACGGTGAAAATATTAAGTGAAAAAGGAACCGCACTAATCAGATCTTTTGAAGCGGCAACAAGAACAGGAATGATGGGCTGGATGGGGCAGGAAGCAGACATTCAACGTCTCATTGACGAAACTTCCGAACTTCCAGACATTCTTTACATTACCATTGTGGACGAGAAAGGAATTGTGCTGGCCTCAAGCCATAAAAATCTTATCGGCAAAAAGCTTCTACCAGCTCTGGCGCTGAAAAGACTGAAAGCTTCAAATACTACCAAATGGCGGATAATCAGACCGGATAAAAGTGGAGCATTTGAAGTCTACAAAAATTTTACCCCTGTTAAATCAAATACTGTAAGCCACAACCAGAGAGAATCAATGCATCATATGGGCATGATGCGAGGACGCGGCAGGTGGGACCGAAACGGTTTTTTCCCCGGTCACAGATGGCAGTCAAACAAAAGCAATATTTCCTCTTCCCAAAATAAAAATATAATTTTCATCGGGATGGACCTCCAGCCTTTTAAAAAAGCTGTGAGTGAAGATATTTCAATGACCATGACAATGTCCGGGACTCTACTGCTGCTCGGGCTGGGTGGATTTGTGTCACTTTTCTGGATGAACAGCCACCTGCGATCCCGTAAACTTTTGCAGGACAGCAGAGCCATCACTGAGGAAATTGTTGAGAATCTCCCGGAAGCAATCATTGCCTGCTCACAACAGGGTGAAGTCATCTTTATCAACCCAGCGGCAAGACAAATGCTTGCCAGAGATGTTTTCAGGCCCGGCAGAACTGCAGCCGAAATTCTCCCTCAAAAGATTGTTGAACTTGGTGAAAAGGTCATGGGCGAAGGAACTCCCATAATAAACAGAGAGATGAACCTTAAGGCCCTTTCAAATCGGGAATTCCCGGTATCTATCAATATCAGCAGCATAGTAACTTCGGAGAATGAATCCATAGGGATGATGTACATGATCCGTGATATGACCGAAGTTCGCAGACTGCAAAACCGTATCCGCAAAGCCGATAAACTGGCAACTATCGGTCAGCTTGCAGCAGGAGTTGCCCACGAAGTCCGCAATCCGCTTAGTTCAATTAAAGGTTATGCAACTTACTTCGGTTCGCTTTTCCCTGAAGGCAGTGAAAACCGCAAAGCTTCCGAAGTGATGACTTCCGAGGTGGACAGGCTCAACAGAGTAATTTCCGAACTATTGGAAATGGCCAGACCAGCAGACCTGAAAATAAAAGAAACAGAGGTAGCCGCATTAATAGAATCCTCCCTGCGGCTTGTGAGACAGGAAGCCCAGTCAGCCTCGGTCAAAATTGAAACGCATCAGGACGGCAATGTATCAAAGGTAAAAGTCGATCCCGACCGTCTGGCACAGACCCTGATCAACCTCTATGTTAACGCAATTCAGGCTATGCCCGATGGTGGAACACTGAGTGTCTCCACAGAACAGAAGGACGATCAGCTTTTCATTGCGGTCAGTGATACAGGTCAGGGATTGCCGGAAGGCGATCTCGGCAGGATTTTCAACCCCTACTATACAACTAAACCATCCGGGACTGGCTTGGGGCTGGCAATCGTGCAAAAAATAGTTGAAGCACACGATGGCCGCATTGAAATTGAAAAAACAGGACCCGAGGGGACCACATTTAAAATAACCATTCCATTAACCACTGATAACAGGGAAAAATAA
- a CDS encoding efflux RND transporter periplasmic adaptor subunit translates to MKITKIYKNGSKSSRKAVTTGIIALLFLMVLGGLAGCDEKKEDKKTERPPVEVGVIKLHKQPVNLTAELPGRTTASVIADVRPQVDGIILERLFREGSEVKAGDVLYKIDPSTYKAEYDSAVAALRQAEAELPSARSKAMRDAKLIKHKAVSSQDYEDAKAAYEAAKAAVSSAKARRQTARINLDHTDIKAPISGRIAKSSLTQGALVTANQATPLTTIRCLDPINVDLTQSSTSFLNLRQEIASGRIQISGSAIKVKLRLENGSLYPIEGILKFAEANVDEDTGTYIMRAEFPNPDRLLLPGMYVRAIITEGVVTDAFLVPQMAVSRNTRGEPIAMFVNKEGKVEQRTLTVRRDLGNNWLVESGVNEGDMVIVKGLQFISAGAPVRTKEMVVIDETGQIRPKEQAGNMDSSAKGSVKAQVNKG, encoded by the coding sequence TTGAAGATCACCAAAATTTATAAGAATGGATCTAAGTCGTCGCGGAAGGCCGTAACGACAGGAATTATAGCTTTGTTATTCCTGATGGTTTTAGGCGGCCTCGCAGGTTGCGACGAAAAAAAAGAAGACAAAAAAACTGAACGTCCGCCTGTTGAAGTGGGCGTTATAAAACTGCATAAGCAGCCTGTAAACCTCACCGCTGAACTGCCGGGCAGAACAACGGCATCAGTCATTGCTGACGTTAGACCGCAGGTTGACGGCATTATTCTGGAGCGTCTCTTCCGCGAAGGAAGTGAAGTCAAGGCCGGTGACGTTCTATATAAAATAGATCCCTCAACATACAAGGCCGAATATGACAGTGCCGTGGCTGCGCTTCGTCAGGCTGAGGCTGAACTGCCAAGCGCCCGCAGCAAGGCTATGCGTGACGCAAAGCTCATAAAGCACAAAGCGGTCAGCTCACAGGACTATGAAGATGCTAAAGCCGCATACGAAGCAGCCAAGGCAGCGGTGTCTTCTGCAAAGGCAAGAAGGCAGACTGCCCGCATCAATCTTGATCACACTGACATTAAGGCTCCTATAAGCGGCAGAATCGCAAAATCGTCCCTTACTCAGGGTGCCCTTGTGACTGCTAATCAGGCGACGCCACTTACAACTATTCGTTGTCTCGATCCCATAAATGTTGACCTCACCCAGTCCAGCACGAGTTTTCTGAACCTGAGACAGGAAATCGCTTCCGGGCGTATCCAGATATCAGGATCTGCTATAAAGGTAAAACTTCGTCTTGAAAACGGAAGTCTGTATCCCATTGAAGGTATTCTTAAATTTGCGGAAGCTAACGTAGATGAAGACACCGGAACATATATAATGAGGGCAGAATTCCCTAATCCGGATCGTCTGCTTCTTCCCGGCATGTATGTGCGGGCTATTATCACCGAAGGTGTTGTTACCGATGCTTTCCTTGTTCCGCAGATGGCTGTGAGCAGAAATACCAGAGGTGAGCCTATTGCCATGTTCGTTAATAAAGAAGGTAAAGTAGAACAGAGAACTCTTACTGTTCGCAGAGACCTCGGCAATAACTGGCTTGTCGAATCCGGTGTGAATGAAGGTGACATGGTAATCGTTAAAGGATTGCAGTTCATCAGTGCCGGAGCACCTGTCAGAACCAAAGAAATGGTTGTCATTGATGAAACCGGACAGATCAGACCAAAGGAACAGGCCGGAAACATGGATTCTTCGGCTAAAGGCTCTGTAAAAGCCCAAGTAAATAAAGGATAG